In one window of Demequina sp. NBRC 110054 DNA:
- the mraY gene encoding phospho-N-acetylmuramoyl-pentapeptide-transferase has translation MKAVVAAGGIALLVSLLGTPLFIRYLTRQHYGQFIRQDGPASHHVKRGTPTMGGVVIILATLFGWLVGNAFIGRAPNASSILVVFLFVGLGFVGFLDDAIKIRQERSLGLRAGWKILGQGIVGIGFAVLALQFPNADGLTPASTAISFLRDTSLDLAVIAPAVGTIGFIIWSNFLITAWSNAVNLTDGLDGLATGASLIFFGSYIIIAIWQLQQNCQLEGAGSLCYETRDPLDLAVLSSAIAGACFGFLWWNTSPARIFMGDTGSLALGGAIAGMTIVSRTEFLGLLIGGLFVLIVASSVLQIGWFKISGGKRIFKMAPLHHHFELMGWNEVTIVVRFWIIAGLCAMTGVGAFYAEWVANL, from the coding sequence ATGAAGGCGGTAGTCGCCGCAGGCGGGATCGCGCTGCTGGTGTCCCTGCTCGGGACCCCGCTGTTCATCCGGTACCTCACGAGGCAGCACTACGGGCAGTTCATCCGCCAGGACGGGCCCGCGTCGCACCACGTCAAGCGCGGCACCCCGACCATGGGCGGCGTCGTCATCATCCTCGCCACGCTGTTCGGCTGGCTCGTCGGCAACGCGTTCATCGGCAGGGCGCCTAACGCCTCGTCGATCCTCGTGGTCTTCCTGTTCGTGGGCCTCGGCTTCGTGGGCTTCCTGGACGATGCGATCAAGATCCGGCAGGAGCGCTCGCTCGGTCTGAGGGCGGGGTGGAAGATCCTCGGCCAGGGCATCGTCGGCATCGGCTTCGCGGTGCTCGCGCTCCAGTTCCCGAACGCGGACGGCCTCACGCCCGCGTCCACGGCGATCTCGTTCCTGCGCGACACGTCGCTCGATCTCGCGGTCATCGCGCCCGCCGTCGGCACGATCGGGTTCATCATCTGGTCGAACTTCCTCATCACCGCGTGGTCGAACGCGGTGAACCTCACGGACGGGCTCGACGGCCTCGCGACCGGCGCCTCGCTCATCTTCTTCGGCTCGTACATCATCATCGCGATCTGGCAGCTGCAGCAGAACTGCCAGCTCGAGGGCGCGGGATCGCTGTGCTACGAGACGCGCGACCCGCTCGACCTCGCGGTGCTCAGCTCCGCGATCGCGGGCGCGTGCTTCGGCTTCCTGTGGTGGAACACCTCGCCCGCGCGGATCTTCATGGGGGACACCGGCTCGCTCGCGCTCGGCGGCGCGATCGCGGGCATGACGATCGTCTCCCGCACCGAGTTCCTCGGCCTGCTCATCGGCGGCCTGTTCGTCCTCATCGTCGCCTCGTCGGTGCTGCAGATCGGCTGGTTCAAGATCAGCGGCGGCAAACGCATCTTCAAGATGGCGCCCCTGCACCATCATTTCGAGCTCATGGGATGGAACGAGGTCACGATCGTCGTGCGCTTCTGGATCATCGCGGGCCTGTGCGCGATGACCGGGGTCGGCGCGTTCTACGCGGAGTGGGTGGCGAACCTGTGA
- the murF gene encoding UDP-N-acetylmuramoyl-tripeptide--D-alanyl-D-alanine ligase — MRPLTAGWIAQEVGGELHADPGVTVTSAWNDTRVLKPGALYIAVVGEFFDGHEFVGAATEAGAVLTLASRPVESPHVLVDDVPAAVGRLAKAYLALLRAEGELTVVGITGSNGKTTTKDLLTQLLPDAHAPIKSYNDALGMPLTVLGAESSTRHLILEMGASAPGDLAYLTGIAPLDIAVVLTVGTAHLGGYEGSPEGLAAEKATLLDGLVPGGVAILNADDPRVLAMADRPSLGEDGRRVRLFGVEGDGPALALGAHGFALVRGSASFVLTTPESTAPVTLRLIGAHHATNALAAASVALECGVALDDVAARLAVSGPVSAHRMALTERTDGVRILDDAYNASPESMKAALRALKEVAGEGRAIAVVGEMREMGDRSREAHEEIGLDAVRLRLDLILVVGEGARPVYVSAVREGSWGDEAAFAATIDEARAMLEGALRPGDTVLVKASNGSGLWRLADQLVEESA, encoded by the coding sequence ATGAGGCCGCTGACCGCCGGCTGGATCGCTCAGGAGGTCGGGGGAGAGCTGCACGCCGACCCTGGCGTCACCGTCACCTCGGCGTGGAACGACACGCGCGTGCTGAAGCCGGGCGCGCTGTACATCGCCGTCGTGGGCGAGTTCTTCGACGGCCACGAGTTCGTCGGCGCCGCGACCGAGGCCGGGGCCGTGCTCACGCTCGCGTCGCGCCCGGTCGAATCGCCCCACGTGCTCGTCGACGACGTCCCGGCCGCCGTCGGACGCCTCGCGAAGGCCTACCTCGCGCTGCTGCGCGCCGAGGGCGAGCTCACGGTCGTCGGCATCACGGGCTCCAACGGCAAGACCACGACGAAGGATCTGCTCACGCAGCTCCTGCCCGACGCGCACGCGCCGATCAAGAGCTACAATGACGCGCTCGGCATGCCGCTCACGGTGCTCGGCGCGGAGTCCTCGACCCGCCACCTCATCCTCGAGATGGGGGCGAGCGCTCCCGGCGACCTCGCGTACCTCACGGGCATCGCGCCACTGGACATCGCCGTCGTCCTCACCGTCGGCACCGCGCACCTGGGCGGCTACGAAGGCTCCCCCGAGGGGCTCGCCGCGGAGAAGGCGACCCTGCTCGACGGCCTCGTGCCCGGCGGCGTCGCGATCCTCAACGCGGACGACCCGCGCGTGCTCGCGATGGCCGACCGACCGTCCCTCGGCGAGGACGGCCGTCGCGTGCGGCTGTTCGGCGTCGAGGGCGACGGCCCCGCGCTCGCGCTCGGCGCGCACGGCTTCGCGCTCGTGCGCGGCAGCGCGTCGTTCGTGCTCACCACCCCGGAGTCCACGGCCCCCGTGACGCTGCGGCTCATCGGCGCGCACCACGCGACCAACGCGCTCGCCGCGGCCTCGGTCGCGCTCGAGTGCGGAGTCGCTCTCGACGACGTCGCCGCGCGCCTGGCCGTCTCCGGCCCCGTCAGCGCGCACCGCATGGCGCTCACCGAGCGCACGGACGGCGTGCGCATCCTGGACGACGCGTACAACGCGAGCCCCGAGTCGATGAAGGCCGCCCTGCGCGCGCTCAAGGAGGTCGCGGGCGAGGGCCGCGCGATCGCCGTCGTCGGCGAGATGCGCGAGATGGGCGACCGCTCGCGCGAGGCCCACGAGGAGATCGGGCTGGACGCGGTGCGCCTGCGGCTCGACCTCATCCTCGTCGTCGGCGAGGGCGCGCGACCGGTCTACGTCTCGGCAGTGCGCGAGGGCTCATGGGGCGACGAGGCGGCCTTCGCCGCTACGATTGACGAGGCCCGCGCGATGCTCGAGGGAGCGCTGCGACCAGGAGACACGGTGCTCGTCAAGGCATCGAACGGCTCAGGGCTGTGGAGGCTGGCGGACCAGCTCGTGGAGGAGAGTGCATGA